Proteins encoded within one genomic window of Synechococcus sp. PCC 7335:
- a CDS encoding polysaccharide biosynthesis/export family protein yields MKSVFWPSSIKRIAAALSICSVGIVIFPQQTQAVATLKTSQTIKPSFTSTTSTPDPSILISQQEPLPTLPSSSPQPDSPPPISPQPVSPPPVSPPPQPASPQPISPSSFPPTIQPANSTGRLALPAAAPVTTFGFENEYVLGPGDEVRIDVFGAPEYSGEFLLLPNGTISLPVTGQISLAGLTLSDAAQAVTQRYTPYLRSPTVSLVPTTLRAVQIGVVGEVGSPGTYTIDVRDDGVVTFPSLTDALRLAGGITSRADIRQIEVYRPDRFGQTQVLQVNLWELLQEGNLSNDVALRSGDTVAIPVATTLTPEEAIELGNANFSPEEVTVFVIGESNRSGPVQVAPNTPLNQVLLAAGGFDAQRADRSTVGLVRLNPDGSVERRAVDVDLSDGINEETNPPLRQDDVVIVSRSAIANISDTVGLALSPVGRILGTFFGLERLFD; encoded by the coding sequence ATGAAGTCTGTTTTTTGGCCATCTTCCATCAAACGCATCGCCGCTGCTCTATCTATATGCAGTGTTGGTATTGTGATCTTTCCTCAGCAGACTCAAGCTGTAGCTACACTCAAGACTAGTCAAACAATCAAACCTTCTTTTACTTCGACTACATCAACCCCTGACCCATCAATTCTTATCTCGCAGCAAGAGCCCCTACCTACTTTACCTAGCAGCTCGCCCCAACCTGACTCACCTCCGCCTATATCGCCTCAACCCGTCTCACCTCCACCCGTCTCACCTCCGCCTCAACCTGCCTCACCCCAACCTATATCACCTTCGTCTTTTCCGCCGACAATACAACCTGCAAATAGCACTGGTAGATTAGCACTACCTGCTGCTGCTCCAGTTACCACGTTCGGGTTTGAGAACGAGTATGTGCTAGGTCCAGGCGACGAAGTTCGTATTGATGTATTTGGGGCACCTGAATACAGTGGGGAATTTCTATTGCTGCCCAATGGCACTATTAGCCTACCGGTAACGGGTCAGATCTCTTTGGCTGGACTTACCCTATCAGATGCTGCGCAGGCAGTTACACAGCGATATACGCCTTATCTGCGATCGCCCACTGTTTCTTTAGTCCCAACTACTTTAAGGGCAGTTCAAATTGGTGTCGTTGGCGAAGTCGGAAGTCCAGGCACTTATACCATAGATGTTCGAGACGATGGTGTTGTCACCTTTCCAAGCCTGACAGATGCCCTACGGTTAGCTGGTGGGATCACTTCTAGAGCTGATATTCGTCAGATTGAAGTCTACCGTCCCGACCGCTTCGGCCAAACACAGGTATTGCAGGTAAATCTTTGGGAGCTGCTACAAGAGGGCAATCTGTCAAATGATGTTGCCTTGAGATCGGGTGATACGGTTGCTATCCCAGTAGCAACAACTTTAACTCCAGAAGAGGCTATTGAGCTTGGCAACGCTAACTTTTCTCCGGAAGAAGTCACAGTTTTCGTCATAGGTGAATCAAATAGATCCGGCCCGGTTCAAGTAGCGCCCAATACGCCGCTTAATCAGGTTCTACTGGCAGCAGGTGGTTTTGACGCTCAAAGAGCCGATAGAAGCACGGTAGGCCTAGTCAGACTTAATCCGGATGGCTCAGTGGAACGAAGAGCAGTTGATGTAGACCTTAGCGACGGCATTAATGAAGAAACAAATCCACCTCTACGTCAGGACGATGTTGTGATTGTGTCTAGATCCGCAATAGCCAATATCTCAGATACGGTAGGCCTAGCGCTCTCGCCTGTAGGTCGAATCTTGGGTACGTTCTTTGGTCTCGAAAGGCTTTTTGACTAA